In a genomic window of Candidatus Omnitrophota bacterium:
- a CDS encoding amidophosphoribosyltransferase, translating to MSGIFGVVAKSDCRNDLFYGTDYHSHLGTEFAGLAVWGKELNRKIHDIKGSQFKSKFFEDHRKMEGNKGIGVISANEEQPIYVNSKFGPFAIITNGFIENSDELANELYKDGHSFSEMTGAGVNLTELASKMITQGKDLSDGIKKMFSKISGSCSLLILAKEGIYAARDRYGCTPLILGSKSGDWAVTSETAAFQNLGYEIVRDLNPGEIVLIDESGVKVKDEGSGVNKICSFLWIYTGFPASTYEGINTETVRERSGQLLAKNDDVKVDVVAGVPDSGTAHAIGYSMESKVPFRRILIKYTPGYGRSYTPPSQDTRDLVAKMKLIPIKDIIKGKSVVICDDSIVRGTQFKNYTIRKLKECGVKEIHLRIACPPLMFPCKFNYSTRSINELAARKAIRALEGKDIKDVSAYIDEDSAQHKKMVEWIRKDLDVTSLKYQKMADMLKAIGRSADELCLYCWTGK from the coding sequence ATGAGCGGAATTTTCGGAGTGGTGGCGAAGAGCGATTGTCGTAATGATCTTTTTTACGGTACGGATTACCATTCCCATCTGGGCACGGAATTCGCCGGGCTGGCGGTCTGGGGCAAGGAACTAAACCGCAAGATCCATGACATAAAGGGCAGCCAGTTCAAATCCAAGTTCTTCGAAGATCACCGCAAGATGGAAGGGAACAAAGGCATAGGCGTTATCAGCGCCAATGAAGAGCAGCCGATATATGTTAATTCCAAGTTCGGGCCCTTCGCGATAATCACCAACGGCTTCATTGAGAATTCCGATGAGCTGGCCAATGAGCTGTATAAGGACGGGCATTCTTTCAGCGAGATGACCGGCGCAGGGGTTAATCTGACCGAACTGGCGTCGAAGATGATCACCCAGGGCAAAGACCTGTCTGACGGGATCAAGAAGATGTTTTCCAAGATCTCCGGTTCCTGTTCTTTATTGATCCTGGCAAAAGAAGGTATTTACGCAGCCCGCGACCGGTATGGATGCACGCCCTTGATCCTTGGCTCAAAATCCGGTGATTGGGCAGTGACTTCCGAGACCGCGGCGTTCCAGAACCTGGGATATGAAATAGTCCGCGACCTTAATCCGGGCGAGATCGTGCTTATAGACGAAAGCGGGGTCAAGGTAAAAGACGAGGGGTCGGGCGTGAATAAGATCTGTTCCTTCCTTTGGATCTATACCGGTTTCCCGGCCTCGACTTACGAAGGGATAAATACCGAGACGGTCAGGGAGCGTTCAGGGCAATTATTGGCCAAGAACGACGACGTAAAGGTGGATGTGGTGGCCGGCGTTCCGGATTCCGGGACCGCCCACGCTATCGGCTATTCCATGGAATCCAAAGTCCCTTTTCGCCGGATACTGATAAAATACACGCCCGGCTACGGCCGCAGCTACACGCCTCCTTCGCAGGATACCCGCGATCTGGTCGCCAAGATGAAGCTGATCCCGATCAAGGATATAATCAAGGGCAAAAGCGTGGTCATTTGCGACGACTCCATAGTCAGGGGCACGCAGTTCAAGAATTACACCATACGCAAACTTAAGGAATGCGGGGTAAAAGAGATACACCTGAGGATCGCCTGTCCGCCGCTGATGTTCCCCTGCAAATTCAATTATTCCACGCGCAGCATTAATGAACTGGCAGCGCGCAAGGCTATCCGGGCGTTGGAGGGAAAAGACATTAAGGACGTCAGCGCTTATATTGATGAAGATTCCGCGCAGCATAAGAAAATGGTGGAGTGGATCAGGAAAGACCTGGATGTGACTTCATTGAAATATCAGAAGATGGCCGACATGCTTAAGGCAATAGGCAGGTCAGCCGATGAATTGTGCCTTTATTGCTGGACAGGGAAATAA
- a CDS encoding radical SAM protein gives MQTIKRKSLLYKSEVEYADFCLNHVEGCSHGCKYPCYAYMMKKRCGIVKTYEEWCQPKIVSNALELLDKEIPKYKKKIKYVHLCFSTDPFMYKQKSVGEMSLKIIDKLNKSNIRCTVLTKGIYPSELADSNGISKNNEYGITLVSLNEDFRNEFEPNSASFKDRIASLKHLHKKGFKTWVSMEPYPTPNLVKQELKDILKAISFVDKIIFGRLNYNVKSSEFKYTKEFYNCLASSVIKFCEKKGIAYHIKQGTQSIN, from the coding sequence ATGCAAACCATTAAACGTAAATCGCTACTTTATAAAAGTGAAGTGGAATATGCAGATTTTTGTTTAAACCATGTTGAAGGATGTTCCCATGGTTGCAAATATCCGTGTTATGCGTATATGATGAAAAAAAGATGTGGTATTGTAAAAACATATGAGGAATGGTGCCAACCTAAAATTGTTTCAAATGCTCTAGAATTGCTCGACAAAGAAATACCTAAATACAAAAAGAAGATAAAATATGTTCATTTGTGTTTTTCAACAGACCCATTTATGTACAAGCAGAAATCTGTAGGCGAAATGAGTCTGAAAATCATAGATAAGCTTAATAAAAGCAATATTCGTTGTACCGTTTTAACCAAAGGGATTTATCCTTCGGAACTGGCGGACAGTAATGGAATTAGTAAAAATAATGAATATGGGATAACTTTGGTTTCTTTGAATGAGGATTTTAGGAATGAATTCGAACCCAATTCCGCAAGTTTTAAAGACAGAATTGCTTCGCTGAAACATTTGCACAAAAAAGGATTTAAGACCTGGGTTAGTATGGAGCCATATCCAACTCCTAATTTAGTTAAGCAAGAATTGAAAGATATATTAAAAGCTATATCTTTTGTGGATAAGATTATTTTTGGTCGTTTGAATTACAATGTAAAGTCTTCCGAGTTTAAATATACGAAAGAATTTTATAATTGTTTGGCGTCTTCTGTAATTAAGTTTTGCGAGAAAAAAGGCATTGCGTATCATATTAAACAAGGGACGCAAAGTATTAATTAG
- the purE gene encoding 5-(carboxyamino)imidazole ribonucleotide mutase yields MSKAISIIMGSQSDMETLQGAVDVLKDFGVGFDIRVLSAHRTPQDVERYVEEASEKGTKVFIAAAGGAAALAGVIASHTTLPVIGIPIETRSLKGLDSLLSTVQMPAGIPVASMAIGSAGAKNAALFALQILGTSDKKIRQKMSGYKKDMRAKVLKIRLKV; encoded by the coding sequence ATGAGCAAAGCGATCAGCATAATAATGGGCAGCCAGTCGGATATGGAAACTTTACAGGGAGCGGTAGATGTTTTAAAGGACTTTGGAGTGGGTTTTGATATCCGGGTCTTATCCGCGCACCGCACTCCCCAGGATGTTGAACGGTATGTGGAAGAGGCTTCGGAAAAAGGGACAAAGGTTTTCATCGCCGCAGCGGGCGGGGCAGCCGCCTTGGCCGGGGTGATCGCCAGCCATACAACCTTGCCGGTGATCGGGATACCGATTGAGACAAGGTCGCTAAAAGGATTAGATTCGCTTTTATCCACAGTGCAGATGCCGGCAGGAATTCCGGTTGCTTCTATGGCTATCGGCTCAGCCGGCGCGAAGAACGCCGCGCTTTTTGCCTTGCAGATCCTGGGAACAAGCGATAAGAAGATCCGGCAGAAGATGTCCGGTTATAAAAAAGATATGCGGGCCAAGGTCCTTAAGATAAGACTTAAGGTATAA
- the purM gene encoding phosphoribosylformylglycinamidine cyclo-ligase: MIMKKITYKQAGVDINAANSFKAKLQGLVKSSQGPEVLKGIGGFGSFFSLSKDKYRDPVLVSSSDGVGTKLKIASLCGKHDTIGIDAVGMNVNDILCVGAKTLFFLDYIAYSDLDENVLLDVVKGLNQGCLQAGCSLIGGETAQMPGMYAKGEYDLAGFCVGIVERDAVIDGSKIAPGNVIIGIESNGIHSNGYSLVRKVFSVNEQKRMGKELLKPTRIYVKQVQQLLNKFNRGRNKAINGLSHITGGSFYDKIARILPANVDVKINKGSWAVPQIFKLIQAKGNIPDKEIYHTLNMGIGMVVAAEANSAKDIQKELSDLKLKSWVIGTCVKGHKQVEIV, encoded by the coding sequence ATAATTATGAAGAAGATCACTTATAAGCAGGCGGGCGTGGATATCAACGCGGCTAATTCATTCAAGGCCAAGCTTCAGGGGCTGGTCAAGAGTTCACAGGGCCCGGAAGTATTGAAAGGCATAGGCGGCTTCGGGAGTTTCTTTTCTTTGTCTAAAGACAAATACCGTGATCCGGTTTTGGTTTCTTCTTCTGACGGCGTGGGGACAAAACTAAAGATAGCTTCTTTATGCGGCAAGCACGATACCATCGGTATCGACGCTGTGGGGATGAACGTTAATGATATCCTTTGCGTGGGAGCAAAGACTCTATTCTTCCTGGATTATATAGCTTACAGCGATCTGGATGAGAATGTGCTTTTGGACGTGGTCAAAGGCTTGAACCAGGGCTGCCTTCAGGCAGGATGCAGCCTGATCGGCGGGGAGACTGCCCAGATGCCCGGGATGTATGCCAAGGGCGAATATGATCTGGCGGGATTTTGCGTGGGCATAGTGGAAAGGGACGCGGTCATTGACGGTTCGAAGATCGCTCCGGGTAATGTGATCATCGGCATTGAATCCAACGGCATTCATTCCAACGGATATTCCCTGGTGCGCAAGGTGTTCTCGGTGAATGAGCAAAAGCGGATGGGAAAAGAATTGCTCAAGCCGACCCGCATATACGTTAAACAGGTCCAGCAGTTGCTGAATAAATTCAATCGCGGACGTAATAAAGCCATTAACGGCCTGTCGCATATTACCGGCGGTTCGTTCTATGATAAGATCGCTCGTATTCTTCCTGCGAATGTGGATGTGAAGATAAATAAAGGCTCCTGGGCTGTGCCGCAGATATTCAAGTTGATCCAGGCCAAGGGCAATATCCCGGATAAAGAAATTTATCATACGTTGAATATGGGGATTGGGATGGTGGTGGCGGCTGAGGCAAATTCCGCCAAAGACATCCAAAAGGAATTAAGCGACTTGAAGCTCAAGTCCTGGGTTATCGGAACTTGCGTTAAAGGGCACAAGCAGGTTGAAATAGTTTAA
- the rpiB gene encoding ribose 5-phosphate isomerase B, producing the protein MEKIVVGSDHGGFYLKEELKGYLGKKGFTVKDAGTYSTDSCDYPDTAYAAAREVSLGRYKKGVLICKSGIGNSIVANKLPNVRAALCFNLKTAKLSRMHNDANVLVLGASFVDKGLAKRILSAWLNTKFEGGRHIRRLNKIKAIERKVRGGRI; encoded by the coding sequence ATGGAAAAAATAGTCGTTGGTTCGGATCACGGCGGGTTCTATCTAAAAGAAGAGCTCAAGGGATATCTGGGGAAGAAGGGCTTCACGGTAAAGGACGCGGGGACGTATTCTACGGATAGCTGCGATTATCCGGATACCGCGTACGCCGCGGCCAGAGAGGTTTCCCTCGGCCGGTATAAAAAAGGCGTGCTTATCTGCAAATCCGGGATCGGCAATTCTATCGTGGCTAATAAGCTTCCGAACGTCCGGGCGGCTTTATGTTTTAATCTTAAAACAGCCAAGCTTTCGCGCATGCATAATGACGCCAATGTCCTAGTACTCGGGGCGAGTTTTGTCGACAAAGGGCTGGCCAAAAGAATATTATCCGCCTGGTTGAATACGAAATTCGAAGGCGGCAGGCATATAAGGCGGTTGAATAAAATAAAGGCTATAGAAAGGAAAGTAAGAGGTGGAAGGATATGA
- the tcmP gene encoding three-Cys-motif partner protein TcmP yields the protein MTERKCKKNGCKDKNDNCPILGTDELVVQCVGPWVEDKYFFLVSYLNASCKARKKFADKGNAIFIDLFSGPGKCVIKKENKEIDSGGIRALKRDEAPFNELFYFDINADNVDALKKRIGNKTFFHVRHGDANVLTKQLVSELLKKHWRYHFAFIDPFGPDGLKFTTLKELAKLDRMDMLIHFPIGAIKRNLSTWVKGTDTILDEFLGTTEWRKKIKGQENNVFNVLLNIFKDQLKSIGYPENGLKLFPPKNNIYAGLPTVPVKNTKEVDLYVLILASKNALAQKIWNSIIKNDPSGQKTFF from the coding sequence ATGACTGAACGAAAATGTAAGAAAAATGGATGTAAGGACAAAAATGATAATTGTCCTATCTTAGGGACTGATGAATTAGTAGTTCAATGTGTCGGCCCATGGGTTGAAGACAAATATTTTTTTCTGGTAAGTTATCTAAATGCTTCCTGTAAAGCTAGAAAGAAGTTCGCGGATAAGGGGAACGCAATATTCATAGATTTGTTCTCTGGCCCTGGAAAATGTGTTATTAAAAAAGAAAATAAAGAAATTGATAGTGGGGGGATTCGTGCATTAAAAAGAGACGAAGCTCCTTTTAATGAATTATTTTATTTTGATATCAACGCTGATAACGTTGATGCACTTAAGAAAAGAATTGGGAATAAAACTTTTTTCCATGTTCGGCACGGTGATGCCAATGTTTTAACTAAACAGCTTGTTTCCGAGTTATTAAAAAAGCATTGGCGGTATCATTTCGCGTTTATCGATCCTTTTGGCCCTGACGGCTTAAAGTTCACGACACTTAAAGAATTGGCCAAATTAGATAGGATGGATATGTTGATACATTTTCCTATAGGGGCGATTAAACGCAATTTGTCTACTTGGGTAAAAGGAACTGATACGATCTTGGACGAATTCTTAGGGACAACAGAATGGCGCAAAAAAATTAAAGGTCAAGAAAACAATGTGTTTAATGTGCTATTAAATATTTTTAAAGATCAACTTAAGTCGATTGGATACCCGGAGAATGGTTTGAAATTATTTCCGCCTAAGAACAACATTTATGCTGGGTTACCCACTGTGCCTGTTAAGAATACTAAAGAAGTTGATCTGTATGTTTTAATTCTTGCCTCAAAGAATGCGCTCGCCCAGAAAATATGGAATAGTATTATAAAGAACGATCCGAGCGGACAGAAAACATTTTTCTAA
- the purQ gene encoding phosphoribosylformylglycinamidine synthase I, producing the protein MTTPKVCVLRTAGTNCDKETEFAFSRAGASVELVHVNKLIQGDKRLDDYQILALPGGFTYGDDIAAGKILANELKYKLGESLSKFIGQGKLVIGICNGFQILVKSGFLPGNDKLEQDTSLIINDSGSFKACWVYLKPQRHPQRCVWTKGLPEVIYLPIAHGEGKFVTKDGAVLKRLRDNGQIVFQYCDEKGGLDGYPYNPNGSTENIAGICDDTGRVIGLMPHPERHLDILQHPRRKPGRHKGAGDGAMIFKNGVEYAKRHL; encoded by the coding sequence ATGACGACTCCTAAGGTGTGCGTTTTAAGGACAGCCGGGACTAACTGCGATAAAGAAACGGAATTCGCTTTTAGCCGGGCAGGGGCATCGGTCGAACTGGTGCACGTGAACAAACTGATCCAGGGGGATAAGAGGCTTGATGACTATCAGATCCTGGCTTTGCCCGGAGGGTTCACTTACGGAGACGATATTGCCGCCGGAAAGATCCTGGCCAATGAGCTGAAATATAAACTAGGCGAATCTTTAAGTAAATTCATCGGGCAGGGTAAGCTGGTGATCGGCATATGCAATGGTTTTCAGATTTTGGTTAAGAGCGGTTTTTTGCCGGGCAACGACAAGCTTGAACAGGATACCAGCCTGATCATAAACGACTCGGGGAGCTTCAAGGCTTGCTGGGTCTATCTCAAGCCGCAGCGCCATCCGCAAAGATGCGTTTGGACGAAGGGCCTTCCTGAGGTGATATATCTGCCTATTGCGCACGGAGAAGGAAAATTCGTGACCAAAGACGGCGCTGTTCTGAAAAGGCTCAGGGACAACGGCCAGATCGTTTTTCAATACTGCGACGAGAAAGGCGGATTAGACGGTTATCCTTATAATCCCAACGGATCAACGGAAAATATCGCCGGTATCTGCGACGATACCGGCAGGGTCATCGGGTTGATGCCTCATCCGGAGCGGCATTTGGATATATTGCAGCATCCCCGGCGAAAACCCGGCCGGCATAAAGGCGCGGGCGACGGGGCGATGATATTCAAGAATGGAGTGGAATACGCCAAGAGGCACCTTTAA
- the purD gene encoding phosphoribosylamine--glycine ligase, translating into MRILVIGAGGREHALVWKIAQSKLCDKIFCAPGNGGIAGLAECIDIKADDVAGLLDFARKEKIDLTVVGPEVPLSLGIVDEFAKYKLAIFGPNKKAAQLEASKVFSKEIMAKYKVPTADFKIFDNAGLAKEYIEKTGAPCVVKADGLAAGKGVVVAKTVDEAKAAVAMMMEQKAFGSSGNKVIIEECLSGQEASILVLTDSRQVIPLVSSQDHKRIFDNDAGPNTGGMGAYSPAPVVTPELFQEIQEKIINRTIDGLAKEGIEYKGILYAGVMLTKDGPKTLEFNVRFGDPETEAILPRLKSDLVEAMLATANGKLDKIIRSGGLSWDDRACVCVVCAAGGYPGDYEKGKEIFGLDKAALMKDSVVFHAGTKKSGDKILTNGGRVLGVTGLGNSIKEAILHTYQAVEKINFEGMHFRKDIGAKAL; encoded by the coding sequence ATGAGAATATTGGTGATAGGGGCGGGGGGAAGGGAGCATGCGCTGGTGTGGAAGATAGCGCAGTCGAAATTATGCGATAAGATATTTTGCGCTCCGGGAAACGGCGGCATTGCCGGTTTGGCCGAGTGCATAGATATTAAGGCTGATGATGTTGCCGGATTGCTGGACTTTGCCCGCAAAGAAAAGATCGACCTGACTGTTGTCGGCCCGGAAGTCCCGCTTTCTTTAGGGATAGTCGATGAATTCGCTAAATACAAGTTAGCGATATTCGGACCGAACAAAAAAGCGGCCCAGCTGGAAGCGAGCAAGGTCTTCTCCAAAGAAATAATGGCCAAGTATAAAGTCCCTACCGCGGACTTTAAGATCTTTGATAATGCCGGCCTGGCTAAAGAATATATTGAAAAGACCGGCGCTCCCTGCGTGGTCAAGGCTGACGGCCTGGCAGCAGGCAAGGGCGTGGTTGTGGCTAAGACAGTTGATGAGGCCAAGGCAGCGGTGGCCATGATGATGGAGCAAAAGGCTTTTGGCTCGTCCGGTAATAAAGTGATCATTGAGGAATGCCTGAGCGGCCAGGAGGCGTCGATCCTGGTCTTGACTGATTCGCGACAGGTAATTCCTTTAGTCTCCAGCCAGGACCATAAACGTATCTTTGATAACGATGCCGGGCCGAATACCGGCGGCATGGGCGCGTATTCGCCTGCTCCGGTAGTTACGCCGGAGTTGTTCCAGGAGATACAGGAAAAGATAATCAACCGGACCATTGACGGCCTGGCTAAAGAAGGCATAGAATATAAAGGGATCCTTTACGCCGGAGTAATGCTCACTAAAGACGGGCCTAAGACTTTAGAGTTTAACGTGCGTTTTGGTGATCCGGAGACTGAGGCCATACTGCCGCGCCTTAAATCCGACCTGGTGGAAGCGATGTTGGCAACAGCCAACGGTAAATTGGATAAAATAATCCGTTCCGGAGGATTGAGTTGGGATGATCGGGCGTGCGTTTGCGTGGTTTGCGCTGCCGGAGGATACCCGGGAGATTATGAAAAAGGAAAAGAGATATTTGGTTTGGATAAGGCCGCTTTGATGAAAGACTCTGTGGTGTTTCACGCCGGGACTAAGAAGTCCGGGGATAAGATATTGACCAACGGCGGAAGGGTTCTGGGAGTGACCGGTTTGGGTAATTCCATAAAAGAGGCGATCCTCCATACCTATCAGGCTGTGGAGAAAATAAATTTCGAGGGCATGCATTTCCGCAAGGATATAGGCGCTAAAGCATTATAG
- a CDS encoding serine hydroxymethyltransferase, with protein MKHLKSVDPEIYKAIQEEIARQQDNLELIASENITSLAVLEAQGSVLTNKYAEGYPHRRWYGGCEFVDKTEELAVSRVKELFKAEYANVQPHSGTQANMAVFFACMKLGETFLAMDLACGGHLSHGLRHNFSGTFYNPIPYGLDKKTETIDYDNIRVLAMKHKPKFILAGASAYSREIDFKKLRQICDESGALMFVDMAHIAGLVAAGVHPSPVPYADFVTSTTHKTLRGPRGGFILAKEKFGKAIDSFVFPGMQGGPLMHVIAAKAVAFKEAQGDAFKQYQKQIVINSRRFAAKLQEKGYRIVSGGTDNHMFLVDLTNKKITGKGAQILLESVNITLNKNLIPYDPLPPGQTSGIRIGTPAITTRGIKEPQIDELAGLIDQAIVSRDQPDKLKEIKKEVIKMTRKFPMYPELKGNIS; from the coding sequence ATGAAACATTTAAAGAGCGTTGACCCGGAAATATATAAAGCGATCCAGGAAGAGATCGCCAGGCAGCAGGATAACCTGGAGTTGATCGCTTCAGAGAACATTACGTCTTTGGCGGTATTGGAGGCCCAGGGTTCGGTATTGACCAATAAATACGCCGAGGGATACCCCCACCGCAGATGGTACGGCGGATGTGAATTCGTGGATAAGACCGAAGAGTTGGCGGTTAGCAGGGTTAAGGAATTGTTCAAGGCGGAATACGCCAATGTCCAGCCGCATTCCGGCACGCAGGCGAATATGGCTGTTTTCTTTGCCTGTATGAAACTGGGGGAGACTTTCCTGGCTATGGACCTGGCCTGCGGAGGACATCTCTCCCACGGGCTCAGGCATAACTTTTCGGGGACATTCTATAATCCCATTCCGTATGGTTTGGATAAGAAAACCGAGACCATTGATTACGACAATATCAGGGTGCTGGCGATGAAACACAAGCCGAAATTCATCCTGGCAGGCGCGTCGGCTTATTCCCGGGAGATAGACTTTAAAAAACTGCGCCAGATCTGCGATGAATCCGGCGCCCTTATGTTTGTGGATATGGCTCATATCGCGGGCCTGGTTGCCGCAGGGGTCCATCCGTCGCCTGTGCCATACGCGGATTTCGTTACTTCGACCACGCATAAGACATTGCGCGGGCCTAGGGGGGGGTTCATCCTGGCCAAAGAAAAGTTCGGCAAGGCCATTGATTCTTTTGTTTTTCCCGGTATGCAGGGCGGGCCTTTGATGCACGTGATCGCGGCTAAGGCAGTGGCCTTCAAAGAGGCCCAGGGGGATGCCTTTAAACAATACCAGAAGCAGATTGTGATCAACAGCCGCAGGTTCGCTGCTAAACTGCAGGAAAAGGGGTACAGGATCGTTTCCGGAGGAACTGATAATCACATGTTCCTGGTCGATCTCACCAACAAGAAGATCACCGGAAAAGGCGCTCAGATCCTTTTGGAGTCGGTAAACATCACTCTGAATAAGAACCTTATACCTTACGATCCTTTGCCTCCGGGGCAGACCAGCGGTATCCGTATCGGCACCCCGGCGATCACCACCCGCGGGATAAAAGAACCGCAGATAGACGAGCTGGCCGGACTTATCGACCAGGCTATTGTATCCAGGGATCAACCGGATAAGCTAAAAGAGATCAAAAAAGAAGTGATCAAGATGACCCGTAAGTTCCCGATGTATCCCGAGCTTAAGGGTAATATCAGCTGA
- a CDS encoding L-threonylcarbamoyladenylate synthase produces the protein MVTKIIKVDPAKPDEKALVEAADILREGGLVVIPTETVYGIAANSNNEKTIKRLWEVKKRPQNKFFSLHIDRRERLKDFVMAVPLAAYKLMDRFWPGPLTMIFRAKNAGTIGIRMPDNKIALRIINLAEVPLVCPSANISGSPAPVNFEQAIKDLNGKVDLVLDCGPAQLGVESTVVDLTVDPIAVLREGYIKKDQIFETVKRKTVLFVCTGNSCRSVMAQALLIKKLKDSGRQDIEVLSAGLMMADGLGASLETREVLKSEGIDVSGHRSQRVSVEMLDRSDIILVMEKLHETRILQQAPEVRSRLFLLKEFAQVKDNDLDILDPIGRPRDFYEYTMGVIKEAVDKVSRII, from the coding sequence ATGGTTACCAAGATTATAAAAGTCGATCCGGCCAAGCCTGATGAAAAAGCGCTGGTTGAGGCGGCGGATATCCTTAGGGAAGGCGGCTTAGTTGTTATCCCCACTGAGACTGTGTACGGCATAGCCGCGAACAGCAATAATGAAAAGACCATTAAGAGGCTTTGGGAAGTAAAAAAACGGCCGCAGAACAAATTTTTTTCATTGCACATTGACAGGCGGGAGCGGTTAAAAGATTTTGTTATGGCAGTGCCTTTGGCCGCCTATAAATTGATGGACAGGTTCTGGCCCGGTCCTTTGACCATGATCTTCCGGGCAAAGAACGCAGGGACCATAGGTATACGCATGCCGGATAATAAAATCGCTTTAAGGATAATAAATCTGGCGGAAGTTCCGCTGGTTTGTCCTTCGGCGAATATCTCCGGCAGCCCGGCGCCAGTGAATTTTGAGCAGGCGATAAAAGATCTGAACGGCAAAGTGGATCTGGTTTTGGATTGCGGCCCGGCTCAACTGGGCGTGGAATCAACAGTAGTGGACTTGACAGTTGACCCGATAGCTGTATTGCGGGAAGGATATATAAAGAAAGATCAGATATTCGAAACAGTAAAGCGAAAGACCGTTCTTTTTGTGTGCACCGGGAATTCCTGCCGTTCGGTAATGGCCCAGGCTCTTTTGATCAAGAAACTTAAAGATTCCGGCAGGCAGGATATAGAGGTATTATCCGCCGGCCTGATGATGGCTGATGGTTTGGGCGCCAGCCTGGAAACCAGAGAGGTTTTGAAAAGCGAAGGCATAGATGTTTCCGGCCATCGTTCTCAGAGGGTGAGCGTGGAGATGCTCGACAGATCGGATATCATTTTGGTTATGGAGAAATTACATGAAACGCGTATCCTCCAGCAGGCCCCGGAAGTAAGAAGCAGGCTTTTTCTTTTGAAAGAGTTCGCCCAGGTAAAGGACAATGATCTGGATATTTTAGACCCTATCGGCAGGCCGAGGGATTTTTACGAGTATACCATGGGGGTAATAAAAGAGGCGGTGGATAAGGTCAGCCGCATAATCTAA
- a CDS encoding TIGR00730 family Rossman fold protein — translation MKKLPEIRHDFTTEDPWRMFRIISEFTDGFEVLSGVGKAVSIFGSARLEPGSKYYKLTEEIAYLLAKEKYAIITGSGPGLMEAANKGARRAKGHSIGLNIEIPTEQRSNPYVDTLLSFHYFFVRKVMFVKYAKAFVIMPGGYGTLDEFFEAINLIQTIRIPRFPVVVFGSDYWNGMFGWLKATVMKEGCISKSNLDIFAVADKPEDVVKIIRRFYAKNKTLC, via the coding sequence ATGAAAAAATTACCGGAGATACGGCATGATTTCACCACTGAAGACCCTTGGAGGATGTTCAGGATCATTTCGGAGTTCACGGATGGATTTGAGGTCCTTTCCGGCGTGGGCAAGGCGGTTTCCATATTCGGCTCAGCCAGGCTTGAACCGGGCAGTAAATATTACAAGCTGACCGAAGAGATCGCATATCTTTTAGCCAAGGAGAAATACGCGATCATTACCGGCAGCGGGCCAGGGCTTATGGAAGCGGCAAATAAAGGTGCGAGAAGGGCTAAAGGGCATTCCATCGGCCTGAATATCGAGATCCCCACCGAGCAGAGATCAAATCCCTACGTAGATACGCTTTTGAGCTTCCACTATTTTTTTGTGCGCAAGGTGATGTTCGTCAAATACGCCAAGGCCTTTGTGATTATGCCCGGAGGCTATGGAACGCTTGATGAATTCTTCGAGGCGATCAATCTGATCCAGACTATACGCATACCGCGTTTCCCGGTTGTGGTCTTCGGCAGCGATTACTGGAATGGTATGTTTGGCTGGCTTAAGGCTACTGTGATGAAAGAAGGATGCATAAGCAAGAGCAACCTGGATATCTTTGCGGTGGCGGATAAACCTGAGGATGTGGTAAAGATAATAAGGCGCTTCTATGCTAAAAATAAAACATTGTGTTAA